The proteins below come from a single Streptomyces spongiicola genomic window:
- a CDS encoding TetR/AcrR family transcriptional regulator encodes MPYRRPPAVEDRLAAAREHLVEQATSVVAEAGWANASVTAVAAAAGMSVGSVYQHFPSKQALAVEVFRRASGHEVEVLGEVLREGSGDPVERLALGVGVFARRAMERRGLAHALLAAPAEPAVGRERLEFRRRYRAVFAEIVREGVDTGVLPRQDPEITAAALTGAIGEVLVDPLATPAEGPEAGRLVDELVAMSLRCAGATRGTAPTAQTAQTAPIVPTTPIAPEDSR; translated from the coding sequence ATGCCCTATCGCAGGCCGCCCGCCGTCGAAGACCGCCTAGCCGCCGCCCGGGAGCACCTGGTCGAGCAGGCCACGTCCGTGGTCGCCGAGGCCGGGTGGGCGAACGCGTCCGTCACCGCGGTCGCCGCCGCCGCCGGTATGTCCGTCGGCTCCGTCTACCAGCACTTCCCCTCGAAACAGGCGCTGGCGGTCGAGGTGTTCCGCCGGGCGTCGGGCCACGAGGTCGAGGTGCTCGGCGAGGTGCTCAGGGAGGGCAGCGGCGACCCGGTGGAGCGGCTGGCCCTCGGGGTCGGCGTCTTCGCGCGCCGCGCCATGGAGCGGCGCGGGCTGGCCCACGCGCTGCTCGCCGCGCCGGCCGAACCGGCCGTCGGCCGGGAGCGCCTGGAGTTCCGGCGCCGCTACCGCGCCGTGTTCGCCGAGATCGTCAGAGAGGGCGTCGACACCGGAGTGCTCCCCCGCCAGGACCCGGAGATCACCGCGGCCGCCCTGACCGGTGCCATCGGCGAGGTGCTGGTGGACCCGCTCGCCACGCCGGCGGAGGGGCCCGAGGCGGGCCGTCTGGTGGACGAACTGGTGGCGATGTCCCTGCGCTGCGCGGGCGCCACGCGCGGCACCGCCCCGACCGCCCAGACCGCCCAGACCGCCCCGATCGTCCCGACCACCCCGATCGCCCCGGAGGACTCCCGATGA
- a CDS encoding acyl-CoA dehydrogenase family protein — translation MTATADATPRSDPTARTHQVTNQPPPLVGHDVADDPVLLEGLRREGAGWYADDLHRLGRLAGSEQVLRWAEEANRHEPELRTHDRYGNRIDEVGFHPSYHSLMEVAIREGLGGAPWADDRPGAHVARAAGFMVWSSAEQGHGCPVSMTYAVVPALRSAPELAETYEPLLTSRVYDPGLREPGSKRGLLAGMGMTEKQGGTDVRANTTAAAVRPDGSWRLRGHKWFTSAPMNDLFLVLAQAPGGLSCFLVPRVLPDGLRNTFRIQRLKDKLGNRSNASSEPEFDDTVAWLVGREGQGVRTIIDMVTMTRLDCILGSASGIRAALAQAAHHVRHRAVFGARLIDRPLMRNVIADLGLESEAATTLALRVAGAADRAQRGDAQERAFLRLATAVGKYWVPKRQPAAVAEALECLGGNGYDEASGMPRLYREAPLNGIWEGSGNVNALDVLRALAREPECLEAFRSEVEAAAGADGRLDGAWRRLRGELASTADAELRARRLVERLALVLQGSLLVRYAPAAVADAFCASRLGGDSGLAFGTLPPAADLNAILGRVPGGSTH, via the coding sequence ATGACCGCCACCGCGGACGCGACCCCGCGCAGCGACCCCACCGCCCGTACCCACCAGGTGACCAACCAGCCGCCGCCGCTCGTCGGCCACGACGTCGCCGACGACCCCGTGCTGCTCGAGGGGCTGCGGCGCGAGGGCGCCGGCTGGTACGCGGACGACCTGCACCGCCTCGGCCGGCTCGCCGGGTCCGAGCAGGTCCTGCGCTGGGCCGAGGAGGCCAACCGCCACGAGCCCGAACTGCGCACCCACGACCGCTACGGCAACCGGATCGACGAGGTCGGCTTCCACCCCTCCTACCATTCGCTGATGGAGGTCGCCATCCGCGAGGGCCTGGGCGGGGCGCCCTGGGCGGACGACCGGCCGGGAGCGCACGTCGCCCGTGCGGCGGGCTTCATGGTGTGGAGTTCGGCCGAACAGGGCCACGGCTGCCCGGTGTCCATGACCTACGCCGTCGTACCGGCACTGCGGTCGGCCCCGGAACTCGCCGAGACCTACGAGCCGCTGCTGACCAGCCGGGTGTACGACCCGGGCCTGCGGGAGCCCGGGAGCAAGCGGGGCCTCCTCGCCGGTATGGGCATGACCGAGAAGCAGGGCGGCACGGACGTGCGCGCCAACACCACGGCGGCCGCGGTGCGGCCGGACGGCAGCTGGCGGCTGCGCGGGCACAAGTGGTTCACCAGCGCCCCGATGAACGACCTGTTCCTGGTCCTGGCGCAGGCACCGGGAGGGCTGTCCTGCTTCCTGGTGCCCCGGGTGCTGCCGGACGGCTTGCGCAACACCTTCCGCATCCAGCGGCTGAAGGACAAGCTCGGCAACCGCAGCAACGCGAGCAGCGAGCCGGAGTTCGACGACACCGTCGCCTGGCTGGTCGGCCGGGAGGGGCAGGGGGTCCGGACCATCATCGACATGGTCACCATGACCCGGCTCGACTGCATCCTGGGGTCGGCGTCGGGGATCCGGGCGGCGCTGGCGCAGGCGGCGCACCATGTGCGCCACCGGGCCGTGTTCGGCGCCAGGCTGATCGACCGGCCGCTGATGCGGAACGTCATCGCCGATCTGGGGCTGGAGTCGGAGGCCGCGACGACGCTCGCACTCCGGGTCGCGGGCGCGGCGGACCGGGCGCAGCGCGGTGACGCGCAGGAGCGGGCCTTCCTGCGGCTGGCCACGGCAGTCGGGAAGTACTGGGTCCCCAAGCGGCAGCCCGCCGCGGTCGCGGAGGCCCTGGAGTGCCTGGGCGGCAACGGCTATGACGAGGCGTCGGGCATGCCCCGGCTCTACCGGGAGGCTCCGCTCAACGGCATCTGGGAGGGCTCCGGCAACGTGAACGCCCTCGACGTACTCCGTGCGCTCGCCCGCGAACCGGAGTGCCTGGAGGCCTTCCGGTCGGAGGTCGAGGCGGCCGCGGGCGCGGACGGGCGGCTGGACGGGGCATGGCGCAGGCTGCGCGGCGAGCTGGCGTCCACCGCCGACGCCGAGCTGCGCGCCCGGCGGCTGGTCGAGCGGCTCGCCCTGGTGCTTCAGGGCTCCCTCCTCGTCCGCTACGCACCAGCCGCCGTGGCCGACGCCTTCTGCGCCTCCCGCCTGGGCGGCGACTCGGGGCTCGCCTTCGGCACCCTCCCCCCGGCGGCCGACCTGAACGCGATCCTCGGCCGGGTCCCGGGTGGCTCGACGCACTGA
- a CDS encoding sigma-70 family RNA polymerase sigma factor: MSPPDADPDAAEQLAKLGLDELVVLVGRGDQDAFEPVYTAVSGPVLGLVRRVLRDPAQSEEVTQDVLVEVWRTAGRFRPEQGSALTWVLTLAHRRAVDRVRSSQARTERERRVALLEVAPPFDDVVEQVETGLEQQQVRRCLQSLTELQRESVVLAYYHGLTYREVAEFLSQPLGTVKARMRDGLMRLRDCLYEGEVRS, encoded by the coding sequence GTGTCGCCACCTGATGCGGATCCCGACGCCGCCGAACAACTGGCCAAGCTCGGACTGGACGAGCTCGTGGTCCTGGTGGGCCGCGGCGACCAGGACGCGTTCGAACCCGTCTACACGGCGGTCAGCGGCCCTGTGCTGGGCCTGGTCCGCAGGGTCCTGCGGGATCCGGCGCAGTCCGAGGAGGTGACCCAGGACGTGCTCGTGGAGGTGTGGCGTACGGCCGGCCGCTTCCGGCCCGAACAGGGCAGCGCCCTGACCTGGGTCCTGACCCTGGCCCATCGCCGTGCGGTGGACCGGGTCCGGTCGTCACAGGCCAGGACCGAACGGGAGCGGAGGGTCGCGCTGCTGGAGGTCGCCCCGCCGTTCGACGACGTGGTCGAGCAGGTCGAGACCGGACTCGAACAGCAGCAGGTCCGGCGCTGTCTGCAGTCGCTGACCGAGCTTCAGCGGGAGTCGGTCGTGCTGGCGTACTACCACGGCCTCACCTACCGGGAGGTCGCCGAGTTCCTGTCGCAGCCACTGGGCACGGTGAAGGCCAGGATGCGTGACGGACTGATGCGGTTGCGTGACTGTCTGTACGAGGGTGAGGTGCGGTCATGA
- the htpG gene encoding molecular chaperone HtpG, with amino-acid sequence MGSSVETLEFQAETRQLLRLVIHSIYSNKDIFLRELISNASDALDRLRLESLTDSSLAGTGTTDPHIALEADKDARTLTVRDNGIGMTRDDLVELIGTIAKSGTAGLLEKIRDSKDAAGAESLIGQFGVGFYSAFMVADKVTLCTRRAGTDSGTRWESDGEGTYDLQAVDGLPVGTSVTLHLKPADGEDGLADYLSESKIRQIVKRYSDFIRWPIRMAAEHTGAEGGTAGDVDTLNSMKALWARPRTEVTEDEYNEFYRQISHDWPAPAGTIHMRAEGTFEYEALLFIPAQAPFDLFSRESRRGVQLYVKRVFIMDDCEALMPNYLRFVKGVVDAHDLSLNVSREILQHDRQIRGVRRRLVKKVLGAIKDMQSKDAERYAKVWAQFGRALKEGLVEDTDNTEALLELVSAASTHDPEKTTTLREYVERMKDGQDAVYYLTGESRAMVENSPHMEAFAAKGYEVLILTDPVDEVWVDRVPAFDGHRLQSIAKGRIDLDASAGDDQESGAEKARREEDFAALLTWLGTTLSEQVREVRLSSRLTTSAACVVGDAHDVTPTLEKMYRAMGQQLPTVKRILEINPAHPLVTALRTAHDANADDPALAEIAELVYGSALLAEGGDLPDPARFTRLLTDRLTRAL; translated from the coding sequence ATGGGCAGCAGTGTCGAGACGCTGGAGTTCCAGGCCGAGACGCGCCAGTTGCTCCGGCTGGTGATTCACTCGATCTACTCGAACAAGGACATCTTCCTCCGCGAGCTGATCTCGAACGCCTCCGACGCACTGGACAGGCTGAGGCTGGAATCGCTGACCGACTCCAGCCTCGCCGGGACCGGCACCACCGACCCGCACATCGCGTTGGAGGCCGACAAGGACGCCCGCACGCTGACCGTCCGCGACAACGGGATCGGCATGACCCGGGACGATCTCGTGGAGCTGATCGGCACGATCGCCAAGTCCGGCACCGCCGGACTGCTGGAGAAGATCAGGGACTCCAAGGACGCCGCCGGCGCAGAGAGCCTCATCGGCCAGTTCGGCGTCGGCTTCTACTCGGCGTTCATGGTCGCCGACAAGGTCACCCTGTGCACCCGGCGGGCCGGCACCGACTCCGGCACCCGGTGGGAGTCCGACGGCGAGGGCACCTACGACCTCCAGGCCGTCGACGGACTGCCCGTGGGCACCTCGGTCACCCTGCACCTCAAGCCCGCGGACGGCGAGGACGGGCTCGCCGACTACCTGTCCGAGTCGAAGATCCGCCAGATCGTGAAACGGTACTCGGACTTCATCCGCTGGCCGATCCGGATGGCCGCCGAGCACACCGGCGCAGAGGGCGGGACCGCAGGCGACGTCGACACGCTCAACTCGATGAAGGCGCTGTGGGCCCGGCCGCGCACCGAGGTCACCGAGGACGAGTACAACGAGTTCTACCGGCAGATCAGCCATGACTGGCCGGCTCCGGCCGGGACGATCCATATGCGCGCCGAGGGCACCTTCGAGTACGAGGCACTGCTGTTCATCCCCGCGCAGGCGCCCTTCGACCTGTTCTCCCGCGAGAGCCGGCGCGGCGTCCAGCTGTACGTCAAGCGGGTGTTCATCATGGACGACTGCGAAGCGCTCATGCCCAACTACCTGCGCTTCGTCAAGGGCGTCGTGGACGCCCACGACCTGTCGCTGAACGTCTCCCGCGAGATCCTCCAGCACGACCGCCAGATCCGCGGCGTACGCCGGCGCCTGGTCAAGAAGGTCCTCGGTGCCATCAAGGACATGCAGTCCAAGGACGCCGAGCGCTACGCGAAGGTGTGGGCGCAGTTCGGCCGGGCGCTGAAGGAGGGCCTGGTCGAGGACACGGACAACACCGAGGCCCTGCTCGAGCTGGTGTCGGCCGCCTCCACGCACGACCCGGAGAAGACCACCACGCTGCGCGAGTACGTCGAGCGCATGAAGGACGGGCAGGACGCCGTCTACTACCTGACCGGCGAGAGCCGCGCGATGGTGGAGAACTCCCCGCACATGGAGGCCTTCGCCGCCAAGGGGTACGAGGTGCTGATCCTCACCGACCCCGTCGACGAGGTGTGGGTGGACCGGGTTCCGGCCTTCGACGGCCACCGGTTGCAGTCGATCGCCAAGGGCCGGATCGACCTCGACGCGTCCGCCGGAGACGACCAGGAGTCCGGCGCGGAGAAGGCCCGGCGCGAGGAGGACTTCGCCGCCCTGCTGACGTGGCTGGGCACCACCCTGTCCGAGCAGGTCAGGGAGGTCCGCCTGTCGTCACGCCTGACGACCTCGGCGGCATGCGTCGTCGGCGACGCCCACGACGTGACGCCGACCCTGGAGAAGATGTACCGGGCCATGGGGCAGCAACTGCCCACCGTCAAGCGGATCCTGGAAATCAATCCCGCGCACCCGCTGGTCACCGCACTGCGCACGGCACACGACGCCAACGCCGACGACCCCGCACTGGCGGAGATCGCCGAGCTGGTCTACGGCAGCGCGCTGCTCGCCGAGGGAGGCGACCTGCCCGACCCGGCCCGCTTCACCCGGCTGCTCACCGACCGCCTGACGCGCGCTCTGTGA
- a CDS encoding ArsO family NAD(P)H-dependent flavin-containing monooxygenase, whose product MTRRTRVVVIGGGQSGLAAGYHLRRLGIDFTVLDAQAAPGGAWQHAWDSLRLFSPAAFSSLPGRLMPPRPGEPYPDARHVVDYLADYEKRYELPVQHGAQVHGVHRDGPLLRVETETGGWRAGAVISATGTWSRPFLPAVPGRASFRGEQLHAVGYRRPRDFAGKRVIVVGGGNSGAQIAADLAGHADLVWATRRPPRFLPDDVDGRVLFDVATARRRALEAGRTDTGGVASLGDVVAVPPVRYARDRGLLRSTTMFTRLTAHGAEWPDGTRAEADAVIWCTGFRPALSHLTPLGLRGPRGRIATSGTRAAGEPRLHLLGYGDWTGPASATLVGVGRTARDAAREIAALSA is encoded by the coding sequence ATGACCCGGCGGACACGGGTGGTGGTGATCGGCGGCGGCCAGTCCGGACTGGCCGCCGGCTACCATCTGCGCCGCCTCGGCATCGACTTCACCGTCCTCGACGCCCAGGCCGCGCCGGGCGGGGCCTGGCAGCACGCCTGGGACTCCCTCCGCCTGTTCTCCCCGGCGGCCTTCTCCTCGCTGCCCGGCCGGCTCATGCCGCCCCGGCCCGGCGAGCCGTACCCGGACGCCCGGCACGTGGTGGACTATCTCGCCGACTACGAGAAGCGCTACGAACTGCCGGTGCAGCACGGAGCCCAGGTCCACGGCGTACACCGCGACGGCCCCCTGCTGCGGGTCGAAACCGAAACCGGCGGCTGGCGGGCCGGTGCCGTGATCAGCGCGACCGGCACCTGGTCACGGCCGTTCCTGCCGGCGGTGCCCGGCCGCGCCTCCTTCCGGGGCGAACAACTCCACGCGGTCGGCTACCGCCGGCCGCGGGACTTCGCCGGGAAGCGCGTCATCGTCGTCGGCGGCGGCAACTCGGGCGCCCAGATCGCGGCCGACCTCGCCGGGCACGCCGACCTCGTCTGGGCCACCCGGCGCCCGCCCCGCTTCCTTCCCGACGACGTCGACGGGCGCGTGCTGTTCGACGTCGCCACCGCGCGCCGCAGGGCCCTTGAAGCGGGCCGTACCGATACCGGGGGTGTGGCGTCACTGGGCGACGTCGTCGCGGTACCGCCTGTCCGATACGCCCGGGACCGAGGACTGCTCCGGTCCACGACGATGTTCACCCGGCTGACGGCCCACGGCGCGGAGTGGCCCGACGGCACCCGGGCCGAGGCGGACGCCGTCATCTGGTGCACCGGCTTCCGGCCGGCGCTCTCCCACCTCACCCCCCTCGGGCTCAGGGGCCCGCGCGGCCGTATCGCCACGTCGGGTACCCGGGCCGCCGGCGAGCCGCGTCTGCATCTCCTCGGCTACGGAGACTGGACCGGCCCCGCCTCCGCCACCCTCGTCGGGGTCGGCCGCACCGCCCGGGACGCGGCACGCGAGATCGCCGCCCTGTCGGCGTGA
- a CDS encoding anti-sigma factor, with protein MSEIRDENGGELHSACGAYVLHALPEDERRAFEEHLESCAACAHEVAVLTESAARLAQPVTADPPEHLRRRVRDRIAVTPQTPYATRVPRESPEPEPAPPARPAAGEPVPSGVRRSPVPRILRVALAACAALAVAFGGVAVSQYQAAEEARSQLHAAEEQYAGVADVLAAPDVELHTQRLPDGGTGTIAVSRSQDAAVFCATGVRPLPVGQTYALWFSEDGSFRPAGLVSGGEAQDMQMLNGPVSGATAVGITIEPAGGSSAPTGRPMGLIDIPA; from the coding sequence ATGAGCGAGATCCGGGACGAGAACGGCGGCGAGCTGCACTCCGCCTGCGGCGCCTACGTGCTGCACGCGCTGCCCGAGGACGAGCGGCGGGCGTTCGAGGAGCACCTCGAGTCCTGCGCGGCCTGCGCCCACGAGGTCGCGGTGCTCACGGAATCGGCGGCACGACTCGCCCAGCCGGTCACGGCCGACCCCCCCGAGCACCTGCGGCGCCGGGTGCGGGACAGGATCGCCGTCACCCCCCAGACCCCCTACGCGACCCGCGTTCCGCGCGAGAGCCCCGAGCCGGAGCCCGCCCCACCCGCCCGGCCCGCTGCCGGGGAACCGGTCCCGTCCGGCGTCCGGCGCTCACCCGTCCCCCGGATCCTGCGGGTGGCGCTCGCCGCCTGCGCCGCGCTGGCCGTGGCCTTCGGCGGTGTCGCCGTGTCGCAGTACCAGGCCGCCGAGGAGGCGCGCTCCCAGCTGCACGCGGCCGAGGAGCAGTACGCGGGTGTGGCCGACGTGCTCGCCGCACCGGACGTGGAACTCCACACCCAGCGGCTCCCGGACGGCGGGACCGGCACCATCGCCGTGTCCCGGAGTCAGGACGCCGCGGTGTTCTGCGCGACGGGAGTACGACCGCTCCCGGTCGGCCAGACCTACGCCCTGTGGTTCAGCGAGGACGGCTCCTTCCGCCCGGCGGGCCTGGTCAGCGGGGGTGAGGCGCAGGACATGCAGATGCTCAACGGCCCGGTCTCGGGGGCGACGGCCGTCGGTATCACCATCGAACCCGCCGGTGGCTCGTCCGCGCCCACCGGCCGGCCGATGGGACTGATCGACATTCCGGCCTGA
- a CDS encoding cytochrome P450 family protein, which produces MSEQPVLLPYTDPAFVADPFPLYRRLREEGPVRRAVIAGGVEAWLVTRYEDGLAALSDSRLSSDVRDASDPRLMQQLPSTERESMVSNMLRTDPPDHTRLRRLVSKAFTARRVAELRPRIQEIADRLIDGVLPAGRAELVSDFALPLPVTVISELLGVPLDDRHEFQRWADDILLRRAEMPDPAVVDAAWQRMRGYLTGLIADKRARPGDDLLSALIAARDEEQRLNEDELIAMAFLLLVAGYITTVNLIGSGVAALLAHPGQLALLRDEPELLPGAIEEFLRYDGPVSPGIARFAREDVEIAGVTVPRGATVLIASAVADRDPDRFTDPDRLDITRRDNAHLAFGHGIHYCLGAPLARLEGQVAIGTVLRRLPDLALTVPPEELGWRPGGLRGPTRLPVTFTPAGGRGGGPTQGGEVPRSAPGEVAPFGTG; this is translated from the coding sequence ATGAGCGAGCAGCCGGTCCTTCTGCCCTATACCGACCCCGCCTTCGTCGCGGATCCGTTCCCGCTCTACCGCCGGCTGCGCGAGGAGGGTCCGGTGCGCCGGGCCGTGATCGCCGGCGGGGTGGAGGCCTGGCTGGTGACCCGCTACGAGGACGGCCTGGCGGCCTTGTCGGACTCCCGGCTGAGCAGCGACGTCCGCGACGCCTCGGACCCGCGGCTGATGCAGCAGCTGCCCTCGACGGAGCGCGAGTCGATGGTGAGCAACATGCTGCGCACCGACCCGCCCGACCACACCCGGCTGCGCCGGCTGGTCTCGAAGGCGTTCACCGCACGCCGGGTGGCGGAGCTGCGGCCGAGGATCCAGGAGATCGCCGACCGGCTGATCGACGGTGTGCTGCCCGCCGGCCGGGCGGAACTCGTCTCGGACTTCGCGCTGCCGCTCCCGGTCACCGTCATCAGCGAACTCCTCGGCGTCCCGCTGGACGACCGGCACGAGTTCCAGCGGTGGGCCGACGACATTCTGCTGCGCCGGGCGGAGATGCCGGACCCGGCCGTGGTGGACGCGGCGTGGCAGCGCATGCGCGGCTATCTGACCGGTCTCATCGCGGACAAGCGGGCCCGGCCGGGGGACGATCTGCTGAGCGCGCTCATCGCCGCCCGTGACGAGGAGCAGCGGCTGAACGAGGACGAGCTGATCGCCATGGCCTTCCTGCTGCTCGTCGCCGGGTACATCACGACGGTCAACCTGATCGGCAGCGGTGTCGCGGCGCTGCTCGCCCACCCCGGCCAGCTGGCGCTGCTGAGGGACGAACCGGAACTGCTGCCCGGGGCGATCGAGGAGTTCCTGCGCTACGACGGACCCGTCAGTCCCGGAATCGCGAGGTTCGCTCGAGAGGACGTCGAGATCGCCGGTGTGACGGTGCCGCGTGGGGCGACCGTACTGATCGCCTCCGCCGTCGCCGACCGCGACCCGGACCGGTTCACCGATCCGGACCGGCTGGACATCACCCGGCGCGACAACGCCCACCTCGCCTTCGGCCACGGGATCCATTACTGCCTGGGGGCCCCGCTGGCCAGGCTGGAAGGCCAGGTCGCCATCGGCACCGTGCTGCGGCGCCTGCCGGATCTCGCGCTGACCGTGCCGCCGGAGGAACTCGGCTGGCGGCCGGGCGGACTGCGCGGCCCCACCCGGCTGCCGGTGACGTTCACGCCCGCGGGCGGCCGTGGCGGCGGCCCCACCCAGGGAGGCGAGGTCCCTCGTTCCGCCCCTGGCGAGGTCGCACCCTTCGGCACGGGCTGA
- a CDS encoding FAD-dependent oxidoreductase, which produces MERTTCCVVGGGPAGMVLGLLLARAGVDVVVLEKHGDFLRDFRGDTVHPSTLALLDDLGLAERFARLPQRRVTTVQLPVGPDRSLITVGDIGALRGTYNYIAMVPQWDLLDLLADEAGREPSFSLRMNTEATSFLLERGRVNGVRYRTSDGRTGELRAALTVACDGRGSIARALPELGLERFDCPMDAWWFRLPRHEGDPSGLVGGVGDRFFSALIDRGDYWQIAALIPKGTDAVLRAQGLDRFMARFTSAVPWLSDRAHTLTSWDEVKLLDVRLDRLRRWHRPGLLCIGDAAHAMSPVFGIGINLAVEDAVAAARHLVRPLGEGRVGLRDVRRVQRRRWPTTAGTQALQRLAHARVIGPLLAGEPAFGGPEPARRLAEFVTTSRRFRRLPAYFLAYGALRERPPEQSVR; this is translated from the coding sequence ATGGAGCGGACCACCTGCTGTGTGGTGGGCGGCGGACCTGCGGGGATGGTCCTCGGCCTGCTGCTGGCCAGGGCCGGGGTGGACGTCGTCGTGCTGGAGAAGCACGGCGACTTCCTGCGCGACTTCCGCGGCGACACCGTGCACCCCTCCACCCTGGCCCTGCTGGACGACCTGGGCCTGGCCGAGCGGTTCGCCCGGTTGCCGCAGCGCCGGGTGACCACGGTGCAGCTGCCCGTCGGACCGGACCGCTCCCTGATCACCGTGGGGGACATCGGCGCGCTCCGCGGCACGTACAACTACATCGCGATGGTGCCCCAATGGGACCTGCTCGATCTCCTCGCGGACGAGGCCGGCCGGGAACCGTCCTTCTCGCTCCGGATGAACACCGAGGCGACCTCCTTCCTGCTGGAGCGCGGACGGGTCAACGGCGTCCGCTACCGCACCTCCGACGGGCGCACCGGGGAACTGCGGGCCGCACTCACCGTCGCGTGCGACGGCAGGGGCTCGATCGCGCGGGCGCTGCCCGAACTCGGCCTGGAGCGCTTCGACTGCCCCATGGACGCCTGGTGGTTCAGGCTGCCCCGGCACGAGGGTGATCCGAGCGGGCTGGTGGGAGGGGTCGGCGACAGGTTCTTCAGCGCGCTGATCGACCGCGGCGACTACTGGCAGATCGCCGCACTTATCCCCAAGGGCACCGACGCCGTGCTGCGCGCGCAGGGTCTGGACCGGTTCATGGCGCGGTTCACCTCCGCGGTCCCGTGGCTCTCCGACCGCGCGCACACGCTCACCTCGTGGGACGAGGTGAAGCTGCTCGACGTAAGGCTCGACCGGTTGCGGCGCTGGCACCGCCCGGGGCTGCTGTGCATCGGCGACGCAGCCCACGCCATGTCGCCGGTCTTCGGCATCGGCATCAACCTCGCCGTCGAGGACGCGGTCGCCGCCGCCCGCCATCTCGTCCGTCCCCTGGGCGAGGGCCGGGTGGGCCTCCGCGACGTACGCCGCGTCCAGCGCCGCCGATGGCCCACCACCGCGGGGACCCAGGCGCTCCAGCGCCTCGCCCACGCCAGGGTGATCGGGCCCCTGCTGGCCGGGGAACCCGCCTTCGGCGGCCCCGAACCGGCCAGGCGCCTGGCCGAGTTCGTCACCACCTCCCGCCGGTTCCGGCGGCTCCCGGCCTACTTCCTCGCTTACGGCGCGCTGCGCGAGCGGCCGCCCGAGCAGTCGGTGCGGTGA
- a CDS encoding class F sortase — MNARQPLGSQTPPEPAPSRSLGQTLLWPVLAAALGTLLCYNSLGGQTADSSQARPASPAAAPKSPPKAAPVHPPLPRSNPTRIVIPAISVNAPFTVLALSKTGQLNAPPPNDKNLVGWYGKGATPGEKGTSILAGHLDTMTGPAVFESLSALKPGNKIDITRQDRKVATFKVDSVETFSKAAFPSARVYKDAPNAQLRLITCGGVYDKTTKDYKDNVVVFAHLDSVKNG; from the coding sequence ATGAACGCCAGGCAACCGCTCGGCTCGCAGACGCCCCCAGAGCCCGCACCGTCCCGCTCGCTCGGCCAGACCCTGCTGTGGCCGGTCCTGGCGGCCGCGTTGGGCACGCTGCTCTGCTACAACTCGCTCGGCGGCCAGACGGCGGACTCCTCCCAGGCCCGCCCCGCGTCGCCCGCCGCCGCTCCCAAGAGCCCGCCGAAGGCCGCTCCCGTCCATCCTCCGCTGCCGCGTTCCAACCCGACGCGCATCGTCATCCCCGCCATCTCGGTCAACGCCCCCTTCACGGTGCTGGCGCTCAGCAAGACCGGGCAGCTGAACGCGCCGCCGCCCAACGACAAGAATCTGGTGGGCTGGTACGGGAAGGGCGCCACGCCGGGCGAGAAGGGCACCTCGATCCTCGCGGGCCATCTGGACACCATGACGGGACCCGCGGTGTTCGAGTCCCTCAGTGCGCTCAAGCCCGGAAACAAGATCGACATCACCCGGCAGGACCGCAAGGTGGCCACGTTCAAGGTCGACTCGGTGGAGACCTTCAGCAAGGCCGCCTTCCCCAGCGCGCGGGTCTACAAGGACGCACCGAACGCCCAGCTGCGCCTGATCACCTGCGGTGGTGTGTACGACAAGACGACCAAGGACTACAAGGACAACGTGGTGGTGTTCGCCCACCTCGACTCCGTCAAGAACGGCTGA